The following DNA comes from Mesorhizobium sp. B2-1-8.
AAGCCGGCGCAACATAGGAGCGCGCCTTGCCGAGTCAATCGCGGTGAGGGAGGAAAACAGTGCCGAACGGCGCTGATCGCAAGACTGTGATCACTGTCCGCCGTTTGACGCGGCAAGTCCCGGTGACATCACCGTTATTTCTGCTTCAGCCGGCGCGAGAAACGCGTCCATTTGTCCTCGACCGGCCTTGGCTGGGCCAGGATCGTGGTGAGTTCGAGGGGCAGGCTCGGGGCGAGCGGCTTCTTCGTGGCGACGCCGTCGGCGATCAGGACCATCGAGTGGTAGAACTCGGTGCCGGCAGCCGATCTCGGCGCCACGGCTTCGTGCATGACGCTGATCACCGTCACATCGGGGCAGTTGTCCTTGATGGCCTGGTGGAAGGCAATCTTGCCGTCAGGGTCGAGAGCACCGGTCGCCTCGTCGAGGAACAACAGTCCCGGTTGTTGCAGTATGATACGAGCCACCACCAGCTTCTGTTTCTGGCCGCCCGACAGGACCTGATCCCAGCTTTTGCCCTCGCGGCTTTCATTGGCGATGTGTTCGATGAAATCGCCAAGGCCAGCCTTGTGCAGCGCCGACGCGACCTGGGCATCGCCATGGTCGCGTTCGGAGCCCGGCAGGCAAACCAGCTGCTTCAAAGACACCTGCGGCAGCTTGACCTCCTGGGCGGCATAAAAACTCTTCACGCCCTCGGGGAAGACGATGGTGCCGCGACCATAGGGCCACAGGCCGTTGATCGCCTTGATCAGCGAGGTCTTGCCGCAACCGGATTCACCTTTCAGGAAGGTCCATTCGCCGCGCCGGAAGCGCAGGTTGGCGGAGCTGAGGAAGGGCGTCGCGTCCTCGCCCTGATGCGCCAATTCCAGCTTCTGGATGGTCAGGCCGAAAACCGGATTCTGGCTGGCGTAGTGGAAATCGGAACGGCCGCTCTGGCTGTAAAATACCTGTGGGTGCTGGACATTCTCGATCGCGTTGGCGAGCTCCGTCACACGCTGGCTGTTGGCGCGAAGCGTGGCGATAGCGGGCATGACATGGATAAACCACGAACACTGGCTGATGAGCTGGGCCACCATTTCGGAGCCGGTGATGTAGCCTTTATAGTCCAGGCGGCTGTGGATGAACGGCAGCAGGCCTGGAGCATAGGCTACGATACGGGCGCCGACGAAGTTGTAGATCAGCTCGAACGACATATAGCTGGTGTTGACGACATTCAGCCGTCCCCAGGTGCGATCGATGTCGACGTAGAGCCGGTCGTGCATCATTTTCTGCACGCCCTCGCCATGTGAGGCGGCGACATGGAAACTGCGGCGCAGAAATGTCGTCAGTTCGCTACGATAGCTTCCCTCCGCCTTCTGCATGCGAATATTGAGACGTTCCAGCAGGCTGCCGAGCTTGACTGCGATCCAGGTATTGAGGGGCACGTAAGTGGCGACCGCGAGAAGGGCGAGAATAGCGCTGCCGTAGCTGCCAAGGAACTCCAGACCTTTGACCTCCACGGACGATTGCAACAGGTTCTGGCCGATAAAGTAGAGCGAAGTCGCCAACCCCAGCACGCCCATGGCGAGGCCGATCGCACCGCCGGTCATGTCCTTGATCGATTCCTGGATGCGCTGGTCGACATTGTCGGGCGCAACGATGCCGCCGTCCGCGGCACCATGTTGAGCATGGAAATGGGTATGGTTGCCGTCGAGCAGGGCCTGGTTGAATTGGTCGTTCAGCCAGCCACGCCATTTGCGGTGCAAGGTTGCCGAGACGAGATTGCGTATACCGGTAAAGCCGGCATCCTTGAGCAGGACCAGCAGTACCAGTACGCCGGCGTTGGTCAGGATTGTCTCCAGCGGGCGGGTGTTGGCTGCGTCGTGCAGGAAGGCGATCGAATTCACCAATTCGCCCGAAGCCACGGCGAACCACACGCTGGCCTTGCTGGACAGCGCGGTGAGCAACGCGATCACCAGCGTCAGCGTCCAGGCTTCCTTCCAGCGGTCCGAGACCCAGTAGGCTCGCATGAGCCCCCAGAAATTGCGCATCGAGGATACCGGCGTCAAATACGACTGCCCTGCGGCGTCGCGGTGTAGTCCATCCGGTACTGACTCTTGCGATCGTCTGCCGATCCGAATCACGATCCCGCCCAAACCTTTTTTGTTTTGTTACGGATGGTAACACCAATTGATCATTTTCTCTTAATTTTAAACCCGGCCGACCGGATTGCCGCCGCGGCCGTTGCCCCGAGGCAACAGATCGATGGTTGGATTGCCATCGAAACGACTGACAAAGATCCGGAAATTTCTATTGATTTCAGTCTGTTGGAACCCACGAACCTTGCTGCGGTCCACCTTCCCCAAGGGAAGCTTCGTACACGGCTTTGTGAATCAAAAAACGTTTGGGCTGGCGGATTTTCTTATTGAGCACAGACCAAAACTCCGGAAAGCACGCCGTTCTTGACGTCTGATTCCTTGACGTCGTCGTCCTTGCCGGAGCGACGTCGCCAGGTGGCGCTACGGAAACAGTTTGGCGTGCAAGATCATTCTCCGTCGACCAAGGAGTCGACCTGCACCGGCGCCCAACGGCCACGGATTTTCGTCAGCAAGGCTGGAATGATAGTGAGACAGCGTCCGCTCATGTTGTCGGCGGAGGAAGCTGGCCTCAGCCGGCCTTCTCCAACTCCCCACGCGCCTTGGCGGCCGCGACCTGACGGATCGCATCAGCCAACGTGTCCGCGTCCTGCGCGCCCATCACGGCATATTTCCCCTCGAGCAGGAAGCACGGCACGCCTGTGATCCCCATGCGCGAAGCGGTGGCGATTTCCGTTCGAACCGCCTCGACATCGGCATCGCTCGGCAAGAGCGTTTCAACGACCGAGGCGTCCATGCCGGCCTCGCGGGCAGCTTCGACCAGCACGGTGTGGTCGCCGATGTTGACGCCTTCCTCGAAATTCAGCTGGAACAGGCGGCGCACCAGCCGGTTCTGAACGTCCTCGCCGGCGGCACCGGCCCAGCGTATCAACCGATGCGCGTCGAGCGTATTCGGCGCCACCTTGATGGCGTCGAAGGCAAAGGAAATGCCCTCGGCCTCGCCAAGTGGTTCGATGCGGGCATGAATTTCGCGAATGCGCTCGTCGCTGCCGAACTTGGCCAGCATGTATTCGCGGCGGTCCTTGCCTTGCGGCGGAATGGTCGGATCGAGCTGGAACGGCCGCCAGCGTATATGCACTTCGACATCTCCGGCCGCGGCGACCGCCTTGTCCAGCCGTTTCTGACCGATGAAGCACCACGGGCAGACGACGTCCGACACCACATCGACGGTTATGGCGTTCGCTTCGCTCATCTCTATCTCCGGATTTTCAGTTCGGTTTGCGCCACCAGGTCGGCAGCTGGTAACCGAATATGGGCGTCTTTCGCGGATGTTCCAGATAATTCCAGTAAGCAAGCCACTGCTGCGTGTTGTACTGCATCGGCACCATGTAATGGCCGGAGATCAGCAGCCGGTCGAGAACGCGAACCGCCGCGACGTAATCCTCCTTCGAACGGGCTCGCAGCATTGCGTCGATGGCCGCATCTATCGCCGGATCGGCAACGCCGGCGAGATTGAACGATCCCTCGGTCCTGGCCGCGGCGGACGACCAGCGCCCGATCTGCTCGATGCCAGGGGACAACGAATTGTTGAAGCCGCTGGAGCCGATCAGCACCTCGAAATCGAAACGCTGCTTGCGCGACTGGATCTGGTCGCCGTCCAGGCTGCGAATGCTGACATTGATGCCGATCTTCTCCAACGTGCGCTGATAGATGCCGGCCAAACGCTCTTCGTCCTGCGAGGCGGTCAGGATCTCAAAGCCGAAAGGTTTACCGTCGGGATCGAGCATCGTGCCATCGTTCACGTGGTAGCCGATGCTTTTCAGAAGATCGAAGGCGGTCTTCAGCACCTTGCGGTCCTGGCCCGAACCGTCCGTCACCGGCGGTTTCCAGGTGCCGTCCATGACGTCGGCCGGCACGCGGCCGGGGTAGGGCGCCAAAAGTGCCTTTTCCCTGTCGTCAGCCGGATGGCCGAGCGCGGAAAGCTCGGAATTCTGCCAATAGCTCATCGTGCGGGTGTACTTGCCGCCGAACAGATTCTTGTTGGCCCATTCGAAATCGTAAAGCATGCCGAGTGCGCGCCGAACCACCGGGTTGGAAAACTTCGGCAGCCTCGTGTTGAACAGAAAACCGGTCACGACGGGCGGAATGCCGGTGTCGAAGGTTTCAG
Coding sequences within:
- a CDS encoding ABC transporter ATP-binding protein/permease: MRNFWGLMRAYWVSDRWKEAWTLTLVIALLTALSSKASVWFAVASGELVNSIAFLHDAANTRPLETILTNAGVLVLLVLLKDAGFTGIRNLVSATLHRKWRGWLNDQFNQALLDGNHTHFHAQHGAADGGIVAPDNVDQRIQESIKDMTGGAIGLAMGVLGLATSLYFIGQNLLQSSVEVKGLEFLGSYGSAILALLAVATYVPLNTWIAVKLGSLLERLNIRMQKAEGSYRSELTTFLRRSFHVAASHGEGVQKMMHDRLYVDIDRTWGRLNVVNTSYMSFELIYNFVGARIVAYAPGLLPFIHSRLDYKGYITGSEMVAQLISQCSWFIHVMPAIATLRANSQRVTELANAIENVQHPQVFYSQSGRSDFHYASQNPVFGLTIQKLELAHQGEDATPFLSSANLRFRRGEWTFLKGESGCGKTSLIKAINGLWPYGRGTIVFPEGVKSFYAAQEVKLPQVSLKQLVCLPGSERDHGDAQVASALHKAGLGDFIEHIANESREGKSWDQVLSGGQKQKLVVARIILQQPGLLFLDEATGALDPDGKIAFHQAIKDNCPDVTVISVMHEAVAPRSAAGTEFYHSMVLIADGVATKKPLAPSLPLELTTILAQPRPVEDKWTRFSRRLKQK
- a CDS encoding DsbA family oxidoreductase, with translation MSEANAITVDVVSDVVCPWCFIGQKRLDKAVAAAGDVEVHIRWRPFQLDPTIPPQGKDRREYMLAKFGSDERIREIHARIEPLGEAEGISFAFDAIKVAPNTLDAHRLIRWAGAAGEDVQNRLVRRLFQLNFEEGVNIGDHTVLVEAAREAGMDASVVETLLPSDADVEAVRTEIATASRMGITGVPCFLLEGKYAVMGAQDADTLADAIRQVAAAKARGELEKAG